Proteins from a single region of Antechinus flavipes isolate AdamAnt ecotype Samford, QLD, Australia chromosome 2, AdamAnt_v2, whole genome shotgun sequence:
- the LOC127548584 gene encoding ribonuclease H1-like isoform X2, whose translation MSWNYTPNSYYYDYQSGNSGSQYGQSYQGSDPNTVYVKGACKNNGREGAQGGIGTYWGPNHKLNTSSTYSGRQTNQSASLEAATKVIEQAKAQNKNRITVCTDNQLVTKGMTEWIDTWKANDWKTSKNKDVVHKDHFAKLDSMTRGMNVEWKHVPAGSKEGGNAEARRLAKNATRKK comes from the exons ATGAGTTGGAATTACACTCCAAACAGCTATTACTATGACTATCAAAGTGGAAACTCTGGAAGCCAGTATGGACAATCATACCAAGGATCAG ATCCTAACACTGTGTATGTAAAAGGTGCCTGCAAAAATAATGGAAGAGAAGGAGCACAAGGAGGTATTGGTACCTACTGGGGACCAAACCATAAATT AAACACAAGTAGTACGTATTCTGGACGACAGACAAACCAAAGTGCATCTTTAGAA gcAGCTACAAAAGTGATTGAGCAAGCAAAGGCTCAAAATAAGAACAGAATCACTGTATGCACAGATAACCAACTTGTCACCAAAG GTATGACCGAGTGGATTGACACATGGAAAGCAAATGACtggaaaacaagcaaaaataaagatgttgTCCACAAAGATCATTTTGCCAAGTTGGATTCTATGACTCGAGGCATGAATGTTGAGTGG aaaCATGTACCTGCTGGTTCTAAAGAAGGAGGCAATGCTGAAGCTCGAAGACTAGCAAAAAATGCAACTAGAAAGAAGTGA
- the LOC127548584 gene encoding ribonuclease H1-like isoform X1, whose product MSWNYTPNSYYYDYQSGNSGSQYGQSYQGSEISFTDPNTVYVKGACKNNGREGAQGGIGTYWGPNHKLNTSSTYSGRQTNQSASLEAATKVIEQAKAQNKNRITVCTDNQLVTKGMTEWIDTWKANDWKTSKNKDVVHKDHFAKLDSMTRGMNVEWKHVPAGSKEGGNAEARRLAKNATRKK is encoded by the exons ATGAGTTGGAATTACACTCCAAACAGCTATTACTATGACTATCAAAGTGGAAACTCTGGAAGCCAGTATGGACAATCATACCAAGGATCAG AAATTTCTTTTACAGATCCTAACACTGTGTATGTAAAAGGTGCCTGCAAAAATAATGGAAGAGAAGGAGCACAAGGAGGTATTGGTACCTACTGGGGACCAAACCATAAATT AAACACAAGTAGTACGTATTCTGGACGACAGACAAACCAAAGTGCATCTTTAGAA gcAGCTACAAAAGTGATTGAGCAAGCAAAGGCTCAAAATAAGAACAGAATCACTGTATGCACAGATAACCAACTTGTCACCAAAG GTATGACCGAGTGGATTGACACATGGAAAGCAAATGACtggaaaacaagcaaaaataaagatgttgTCCACAAAGATCATTTTGCCAAGTTGGATTCTATGACTCGAGGCATGAATGTTGAGTGG aaaCATGTACCTGCTGGTTCTAAAGAAGGAGGCAATGCTGAAGCTCGAAGACTAGCAAAAAATGCAACTAGAAAGAAGTGA